In a single window of the Carassius gibelio isolate Cgi1373 ecotype wild population from Czech Republic chromosome A12, carGib1.2-hapl.c, whole genome shotgun sequence genome:
- the LOC128025370 gene encoding ectonucleoside triphosphate diphosphohydrolase 1-like isoform X3 codes for MVAISVVQNKPLKQKCKYGIVLDAGSSHTSVFIYEWPAEKENNTGKVRQKHTCNVKGKGISSYSNNPNGAGASLHECMEEAKQIIPTHRHHETPVYLGATAGMRLLEKENKGASEKVLDSVAYSLKGYPFSYQGARIIKGQEEGAFGWITVNYLSENLRKPTGTLGALDLGGASTQITFVPQQKIESHDNSINFRLYGNDYHLYTHSFLCYGKDQVLKLSMAKKLESTLKDKVTDHTELRDPCFHPGFNFTRNVQSFFNTPCTEDVKMANRNFFHLGLGNWSQCQQSIRKVFNTSYCPYSRCSFNGVFQPSVDGDFGAFSAFFFVMDFLNLTSDDLAVTKQKLATYCSTPWKKIKENHPHIKEKYLSEYCFSATYILTLLEDGYNFTSDNWKDIQFIKKIGDSDAGWTLGYMLNLTNMIPAEAPDTPLMPHEGYITFMLLFSLLILLLLLLFYIYFRRSTRTAQKDISVI; via the exons ATGGTGGCCATTTCTGTTGTCCAGAACAAGCCTTTAAAGCAGAAATGCAAA TATGGAATAGTTCTGGATGCAGGCTCCTCCCACACCTCTGTTTTTATCTATGAATGGCCAGCAGAGAAGGAAAACAACACAGGCAAGGTACGGCAGAAACACACCTGCAACGTAAAAG GGAAAGGTATCTCCAGTTACTCCAATAATCCAAACGGGGCAGGCGCATCTCTGCATGAGTGCATGGAGGAAGCCAAGCAAATAATACCTACACACAGACATCATGAAACCCCTGTGTACCTGGGAGCCACAGCAGGCATGAGATTGCTCGA GAAGGAGAATAAAGGAGCCTCAGAAAAGGTATTGGACTCCGTAGCATATTCACTGAAGGGTTACCCCTTCTCCTATCAGGGAGCTCGTATCATTAAGGGCCAAGAGGAAGGAGCTTTTGGATGGATTACTGTCAATTACCTGAGTGAGAATTTGAGAAAG CCCACAGGGACCCTTGGAGCTCTGGACCTGGGCGGAGCATCTACCCAGATAACCTTCGTACCTCAACAAAAAATTGAATCACATGACAATTCTATTAACTTCAGACTGTACGGAAATGATTATCACTTATACACCCACAGCTTTCTCTGTTATGGGAAGGACCAAGTTCTCAAGCTTTCTATGGCCAAGAAATTAGAGTCGACACTTAAGGATAAAGTG ACAGACCACACTGAGTTAAGGGATCCTTGCTTTCACCCTGGATTTAACTTCACCAGGAATGTTCAAAGTTTCTTCAATACACCCTGTACGGAAGACGTGAAAATGGCAAATAGAAACTTCTTCCATCTGGGGCTTGGGAATTGGTCTCAGTGCCAGCAATCAATCAGAAAGGTTTTTAATACCAGCTATTGTCCTTACTCAAGATGCTCTTTCAATGGTGTTTTCCAGCCTTCTGTCGATGGAGACTTTGGG GCCTTTTCAGCTTTCTTTTTTGTGATGGACTTTTTGAATCTGACAAGTGATGATTTAGCGGTTACAAAGCAGAAGCTAGCAACATACTGTTCTACACCATGGAAGAAG ATTAAAGAAAATCATCCCCACATAAAAGAGAAGTACCTTTCAGAATATTGCTTCTCAGCAACCTACATTCTCACTCTTCTGGAAGACGGATACAATTTCACTTCTGACAACTGGAAAGACATCCAATTCATTAAGAAG ATAGGAGACAGTGATGCAGGCTGGACATTAGGTTACATGCTTAACCTGACCAACATGATCCCTGCTGAAGCTCCAGACACGCCGCTGATGCCTCATGAGGGATACATCACATTCATGCTCCTCTTTTCACTTCTAATACTACTACTTCTTCTTCTGTTCTACATTTATTTCCGTCGGTCAACAAGAACAGCCCAGAAAGACATTTCCGTCATTTAG
- the LOC128025370 gene encoding ectonucleoside triphosphate diphosphohydrolase 1-like isoform X2, which produces MEVKVKNPWYRPVVIFLAAVISVAIIIMVAISVVQNKPLKQKCKYGIVLDAGSSHTSVFIYEWPAEKENNTGKVRQKHTCNVKGKGISSYSNNPNGAGASLHECMEEAKQIIPTHRHHETPVYLGATAGMRLLEKENKGASEKVLDSVAYSLKGYPFSYQGARIIKGQEEGAFGWITVNYLSENLRKPTGTLGALDLGGASTQITFVPQQKIESHDNSINFRLYGNDYHLYTHSFLCYGKDQVLKLSMAKKLESTLKDKVTDHTELRDPCFHPGFNFTRNVQSFFNTPCTEDVKMANRNFFHLGLGNWSQCQQSIRKVFNTSYCPYSRCSFNGVFQPSVDGDFGAFSAFFFVMDFLNLTSDDLAVTKQKLATYCSTPWKKIKENHPHIKEKYLSEYCFSATYILTLLEDGYNFTSDNWKDIQFIKKIGDSDAGWTLGYMLNLTNMIPAEAPDTPLMPHEGYITFMLLFSLLILLLLLLFYIYFRRSTRTAQKDISVI; this is translated from the exons ATGG aAGTAAAGGTCAAGAACCCATGGTACAGGCCAGTGGTCATATTTCTGGCTGCTGTTATCAGCGTGGCGATCATCATCATGGTGGCCATTTCTGTTGTCCAGAACAAGCCTTTAAAGCAGAAATGCAAA TATGGAATAGTTCTGGATGCAGGCTCCTCCCACACCTCTGTTTTTATCTATGAATGGCCAGCAGAGAAGGAAAACAACACAGGCAAGGTACGGCAGAAACACACCTGCAACGTAAAAG GGAAAGGTATCTCCAGTTACTCCAATAATCCAAACGGGGCAGGCGCATCTCTGCATGAGTGCATGGAGGAAGCCAAGCAAATAATACCTACACACAGACATCATGAAACCCCTGTGTACCTGGGAGCCACAGCAGGCATGAGATTGCTCGA GAAGGAGAATAAAGGAGCCTCAGAAAAGGTATTGGACTCCGTAGCATATTCACTGAAGGGTTACCCCTTCTCCTATCAGGGAGCTCGTATCATTAAGGGCCAAGAGGAAGGAGCTTTTGGATGGATTACTGTCAATTACCTGAGTGAGAATTTGAGAAAG CCCACAGGGACCCTTGGAGCTCTGGACCTGGGCGGAGCATCTACCCAGATAACCTTCGTACCTCAACAAAAAATTGAATCACATGACAATTCTATTAACTTCAGACTGTACGGAAATGATTATCACTTATACACCCACAGCTTTCTCTGTTATGGGAAGGACCAAGTTCTCAAGCTTTCTATGGCCAAGAAATTAGAGTCGACACTTAAGGATAAAGTG ACAGACCACACTGAGTTAAGGGATCCTTGCTTTCACCCTGGATTTAACTTCACCAGGAATGTTCAAAGTTTCTTCAATACACCCTGTACGGAAGACGTGAAAATGGCAAATAGAAACTTCTTCCATCTGGGGCTTGGGAATTGGTCTCAGTGCCAGCAATCAATCAGAAAGGTTTTTAATACCAGCTATTGTCCTTACTCAAGATGCTCTTTCAATGGTGTTTTCCAGCCTTCTGTCGATGGAGACTTTGGG GCCTTTTCAGCTTTCTTTTTTGTGATGGACTTTTTGAATCTGACAAGTGATGATTTAGCGGTTACAAAGCAGAAGCTAGCAACATACTGTTCTACACCATGGAAGAAG ATTAAAGAAAATCATCCCCACATAAAAGAGAAGTACCTTTCAGAATATTGCTTCTCAGCAACCTACATTCTCACTCTTCTGGAAGACGGATACAATTTCACTTCTGACAACTGGAAAGACATCCAATTCATTAAGAAG ATAGGAGACAGTGATGCAGGCTGGACATTAGGTTACATGCTTAACCTGACCAACATGATCCCTGCTGAAGCTCCAGACACGCCGCTGATGCCTCATGAGGGATACATCACATTCATGCTCCTCTTTTCACTTCTAATACTACTACTTCTTCTTCTGTTCTACATTTATTTCCGTCGGTCAACAAGAACAGCCCAGAAAGACATTTCCGTCATTTAG
- the LOC128025370 gene encoding ectonucleoside triphosphate diphosphohydrolase 1-like isoform X1, with protein sequence MDEQGEVKVKNPWYRPVVIFLAAVISVAIIIMVAISVVQNKPLKQKCKYGIVLDAGSSHTSVFIYEWPAEKENNTGKVRQKHTCNVKGKGISSYSNNPNGAGASLHECMEEAKQIIPTHRHHETPVYLGATAGMRLLEKENKGASEKVLDSVAYSLKGYPFSYQGARIIKGQEEGAFGWITVNYLSENLRKPTGTLGALDLGGASTQITFVPQQKIESHDNSINFRLYGNDYHLYTHSFLCYGKDQVLKLSMAKKLESTLKDKVTDHTELRDPCFHPGFNFTRNVQSFFNTPCTEDVKMANRNFFHLGLGNWSQCQQSIRKVFNTSYCPYSRCSFNGVFQPSVDGDFGAFSAFFFVMDFLNLTSDDLAVTKQKLATYCSTPWKKIKENHPHIKEKYLSEYCFSATYILTLLEDGYNFTSDNWKDIQFIKKIGDSDAGWTLGYMLNLTNMIPAEAPDTPLMPHEGYITFMLLFSLLILLLLLLFYIYFRRSTRTAQKDISVI encoded by the exons ATGGATGAACAGGGAG aAGTAAAGGTCAAGAACCCATGGTACAGGCCAGTGGTCATATTTCTGGCTGCTGTTATCAGCGTGGCGATCATCATCATGGTGGCCATTTCTGTTGTCCAGAACAAGCCTTTAAAGCAGAAATGCAAA TATGGAATAGTTCTGGATGCAGGCTCCTCCCACACCTCTGTTTTTATCTATGAATGGCCAGCAGAGAAGGAAAACAACACAGGCAAGGTACGGCAGAAACACACCTGCAACGTAAAAG GGAAAGGTATCTCCAGTTACTCCAATAATCCAAACGGGGCAGGCGCATCTCTGCATGAGTGCATGGAGGAAGCCAAGCAAATAATACCTACACACAGACATCATGAAACCCCTGTGTACCTGGGAGCCACAGCAGGCATGAGATTGCTCGA GAAGGAGAATAAAGGAGCCTCAGAAAAGGTATTGGACTCCGTAGCATATTCACTGAAGGGTTACCCCTTCTCCTATCAGGGAGCTCGTATCATTAAGGGCCAAGAGGAAGGAGCTTTTGGATGGATTACTGTCAATTACCTGAGTGAGAATTTGAGAAAG CCCACAGGGACCCTTGGAGCTCTGGACCTGGGCGGAGCATCTACCCAGATAACCTTCGTACCTCAACAAAAAATTGAATCACATGACAATTCTATTAACTTCAGACTGTACGGAAATGATTATCACTTATACACCCACAGCTTTCTCTGTTATGGGAAGGACCAAGTTCTCAAGCTTTCTATGGCCAAGAAATTAGAGTCGACACTTAAGGATAAAGTG ACAGACCACACTGAGTTAAGGGATCCTTGCTTTCACCCTGGATTTAACTTCACCAGGAATGTTCAAAGTTTCTTCAATACACCCTGTACGGAAGACGTGAAAATGGCAAATAGAAACTTCTTCCATCTGGGGCTTGGGAATTGGTCTCAGTGCCAGCAATCAATCAGAAAGGTTTTTAATACCAGCTATTGTCCTTACTCAAGATGCTCTTTCAATGGTGTTTTCCAGCCTTCTGTCGATGGAGACTTTGGG GCCTTTTCAGCTTTCTTTTTTGTGATGGACTTTTTGAATCTGACAAGTGATGATTTAGCGGTTACAAAGCAGAAGCTAGCAACATACTGTTCTACACCATGGAAGAAG ATTAAAGAAAATCATCCCCACATAAAAGAGAAGTACCTTTCAGAATATTGCTTCTCAGCAACCTACATTCTCACTCTTCTGGAAGACGGATACAATTTCACTTCTGACAACTGGAAAGACATCCAATTCATTAAGAAG ATAGGAGACAGTGATGCAGGCTGGACATTAGGTTACATGCTTAACCTGACCAACATGATCCCTGCTGAAGCTCCAGACACGCCGCTGATGCCTCATGAGGGATACATCACATTCATGCTCCTCTTTTCACTTCTAATACTACTACTTCTTCTTCTGTTCTACATTTATTTCCGTCGGTCAACAAGAACAGCCCAGAAAGACATTTCCGTCATTTAG